Proteins from one Fragaria vesca subsp. vesca linkage group LG6, FraVesHawaii_1.0, whole genome shotgun sequence genomic window:
- the LOC101306544 gene encoding F-box/kelch-repeat protein At5g15710-like yields the protein MDGAGEASVSGSAVSSVKPMGNGFSGEVDRCPKQVSPIRGSGSRNTSPLGCVRSRNTSPSRQKVVKTKPRGLDEETAATFCKAVHPDVQMEDNIWAMLPEDLLNEILARVPPFMIFRLRCVCKRWNAILQDKSFIKFHSQVPSHGPCLLTFWKNSQTLQCSVFSLPLKTWYRIPFTFLPQWAFWLVGSSAGLVCFSGLDGLVFKTLVCNPLTQTWRTLPSMHYNQQRQLIMVVDRKDRSFKVIATSDIYGDKSLPTEVYDSKLNSWSIHQIMPAVNLCSSKMAYCDSRLYLETLSPLGLMMYRLDTGYWEHIPAKFPRSLLDGYLVAGTQKRLFLVGRIGLYSTLQSMRIWELDHSKFIWVEISRMPPKYFRSLLRLSAERFECSGQDNLICFTSWNQGKGLLYDVDKKMWSWIAGCALQSYNSQVCFYEPRFDASIY from the coding sequence ATGGATGGTGCTGGGGAAGCTTCTGTTTCTGGGTCTGCTGTGTCTAGTGTGAAACCTATGGGAAATGGGTTTTCTGGTGAAGTTGATAGGTGCCCCAAGCAAGTGTCTCCTATTAGAGGTAGTGGGTCGAGGAATACAAGCCCTTTGGGTTGTGTAAGGTCAAGAAACACTAGCCCTTCTAGGCAAAAGGTGGTTAAGACAAAGCCGAGAGGACTTGATGAGGAAACGGCTGCCACATTTTGTAAAGCGGTTCACCCTGATGTTCAAATGGAGGATAATATTTGGGCAATGCTGCCTGAGGACCTGTTGAATGAGATATTAGCTAGGGTTCCGCCATTTATGATATTCAGGCTCCGATGTGTTTGTAAACGGTGGAATGCGATACTGCAAGATAAAAGCTTTATTAAGTTCCACTCACAAGTGCCATCTCATGGGCCTTGTCTACTCACATTTTGGAAGAATTCTCAGACCCTGCAATGCTCAGTGTTCAGCTTGCCTCTAAAAACATGGTACAGAATTCCATTCACATTTTTACCACAGTGGGCGTTCTGGTTGGTTGGCTCTTCTGCTGGTCTAGTTTGCTTCTCTGGGCTTGATGGCTTAGTTTTTAAAACCTTAGTGTGTAACCCTCTAACACAAACTTGGAGGACTTTGCCAAGTATGCATTATAATCAGCAAAGGCAGCTGATAATGGTTGTTGACAGGAAGGATCGCTCGTTTAAAGTTATAGCCACTAGTGATATCTATGGTGACAAATCCTTGCCCACTGAAGTATATGATTCAAAACTCAATAGTTGGTCAATTCACCAGATAATGCCTGCAGTTAATCTATGCTCCTCAAAGATGGCATATTGTGACTCAAGATTGTATTTGGAAACTCTTTCTCCACTTGGTCTGATGATGTATCGGCTGGACACAGGTTACTGGGAACACATTCCAGCTAAGTTCCCCCGGTCGTTATTGGATGGTTATTTGGTTGCTGGCACCCAGAAGCGTCTGTTTCTAGTGGGAAGAATCGGCCTTTATAGTACTCTTCAGAGTATGAGAATTTGGGAACTGGATCATTCCAAATTTATATGGGTGGAGATCAGCAGGATGCCACCAAAATACTTTCGGTCTTTGTTAAGGTTATCAGCTGAGAGATTTGAGTGCTCTGGACAGGATAACTTGATTTGCTTCACATCTTGGAACCAAGGGAAGGGCCTTCTTTATGACGTGGATAAGAAGATGTGGTCTTGGATTGCAGGCTGTGCTCTTCAGTCATACAACAGCCAGGTTTGTTTTTATGAGCCAAGATTTGATGCTTCCATCTACTAA
- the LOC101306839 gene encoding GDSL esterase/lipase 7-like translates to MRIMGIKLSVSSLTFLFLSFANFSSVSVEGSPIAPALYVFGDSLFDSGNNNFLPTLARANFLPYGTNFPKGATGRFTNGKTVADFIAEFLGLPYAPPNLSIHKSTILTGLNYASGSCGILPETGSRLGECLNLKEQLDLFERTVKSDLSGQFNNSNDLAEYLSKSIFLFSVGNNDYLNNYLQPKLYDTSKRYPPPQFAQLLMDDLSHHFERLYNLGARKTVMFEIGPLGCIPSIAKTEKHDGDCVQGTNQLASIFNERLRVTLANLTFTFQGSLFVLGRANGIGYDAITSPLKYGLEDGSNPCCKTWNNGTSSCIPFAKPCSQPNSHFFWDAFHLTESANSVIATGCFNGSTICTPLNIQKLVQI, encoded by the exons ATGAGAATCATGGGAATCAAACTATCAGTTTCATCACTTACTTTTCTGTTCTTGAGTTTTGCAAATTTCAGCTCAGTTTCAGTAGAAGGATCTCCGATTGCACCAGCATTATACGTGTTTGGGGATTCTTTGTTTGATAGTGGTAACAATAATTTCTTGCCAACTTTAGCAAGGGCAAATTTCCTGCCCTATGGTACCAATTTTCCGAAGGGTGCCACCGGAAGATTCACCAACGGTAAAACAGTTGCAGATTTTATAG CTGAGTTTCTTGGGCTACCATACGCTCCACCAAACTTGAGCATACACAAATCAACAATACTTACCGGCCTGAATTATGCATCTGGGTCTTGTGGCATTCTCCCGGAAACTGGAAGCCGATTG GGGGAGTGCTTGAATCTGAAAGAGCAATTGGATTTGTTTGAAAGAACAGTGAAGTCTGATTTGTCAGGACAATTCAACAATTCAAATGATCTTGCAGAGTACTTGTCCAAGTCCATATTTTTATTTTCTGTAGGCAACAATGATTATCTTAATAACTACCTTCAACCTAAACTTTATGACACAAGCAAACGCTACCCTCCACCACAGTTTGCACAGCTCTTGATGGATGATCTTTCTCACCATTTTGAG AGATTATATAACCTAGGAGCCAGGAAAACAGTTATGTTTGAAATTGGTCCCCTTGGTTGCATCCCATCAATTGCAAAGACAGAAAAACACGATGGAGACTGTGTGCAAGGAACAAACCAGCTCGCTTCGATTTTTAACGAAAGACTTCGTGTAACTCTCGCAAATTTAACGTTCACTTTCCAAGGATCTTTATTTGTTCTCGGTCGAGCTAACGGGATCGGGTATGATGCAATCACAAGTCCCCTCAAATATG GCCTCGAGGACGGAAGCAATCCATGCTGCAAGACTTGGAACAATGGGACATCGTCATGTATTCCATTTGCTAAACCTTGCTCTCAACCAAATAGTCACTTCTTCTGGGACGCTTTTCATCTTACTGAGTCTGCTAATTCAGTCATAGCAACTGGCTGTTTCAATGGTTCAACTATTTGCACTCCACTAAACATCCAGAAACTTGTACAGATATAA
- the LOC101307417 gene encoding probable leucine-rich repeat receptor-like serine/threonine-protein kinase At5g15730-like produces MVHKADLVIIGISVGVALGILIALLIFFGIRWYQNRANLGQCANERSLTTLPIRTNGVDASIDLSVSVSTTIPVQGSEKVQKSSPLSWWNNHNKDPFPSSSGVPRYSYKDVQKATQNFTTILGQGAFGPVYKATMTAGEVVAVKVLASNSKQGEKEFQTEVSLLGRLHHRNLVNLVGYCVDKGQRMLIYEFMSNGSLSNLLYSEEQQVLSWDERLQIALDISHGIEYLHEGAAPPVIHRDLKSANILLDRYMRAKVADFGLSKEEVFDGRNSGLKGTYGYIDPEYISTNKFTMKSDIYSFGIIIFELITAIHPHQNLMEYVNLASMAPDGVDEILDNKLVGECNLEEVRRLAKIGHRCLLKLPRKRPSIGEVSQAILKIKQMRLDKRDTMSFGGDEFSRAVSRIEVQQVELVRLASMKE; encoded by the exons ATGGTTCATAAAGCTGATCTGGTTATCATTGGCATCTCAGTTGGTGTAGCCCTTGGAATTTTGATAGCTTTACTCATATTTTTTGGAATAAGGTGGTACCAAAACCGTGCTAATCTTGGACAATGTGCTAATGAGCGTAGTTTAACAACTCTACCTATACGCACCAATGGCGTAGACGCAAGCATTGACCTTAGTGTATCTGTTTCAACTACCATACCTGTTCAAGGATCCGAGAAGGTTCAAAAAAGTTCTCCGCTCTCCTGGTGGAATAATCACAACAAAGATCCCTTTCCTTCTTCATCAGGCGTACCTAGATACTCTTATAA GGATGTACAGAAAGCTACGCAGAATTTCACAACCATTTTGGGACAAGGGGCTTTTGGTCCAGTCTATAAAGCAACGATGACTGCCGGAGAGGTAGTAGCTGTGAAGGTGCTTGCTTCAAATTCCAAGCAGGGAGAGAAAGAGTTCCAAACAGAG GTATCTCTGTTAGGAAGACTGCATCATCGAAATCTAGTGAACCTCGTAGGTTACTGTGTAGATAAAGGACAGCGTATGTTAATCTACGAGTTCATGAGTAATGGCAGCTTATCAAACCTTTTGTACA GTGAAGAACAACAAGTTTTGAGCTGGGATGAAAGGCTGCAAATTGCTCTTGATATTTCACATGGAATAGAGTACCTTCATGAAGGG GCAGCCCCACCAGTCATACATCGTGATTTAAAGTCTGCTAATATATTGTTAGACCGGTATATGAGAGCTAAG GTTGCTGATTTTGGTCTGTCTAAGGAAGAGGTGTTTGATGGTCGGAATTCTGGCCTCAAAGGTACCTATGGCTACATAGATCCGGAATACATATCTACAAACAAGTTCACAATGAAGAGTGACATTTACAGTTTTGGCATCATCATCTTTGAACTCATAACAGCCATCCACCCCCACCAAAATCTAATGGAATATGTTAACCTT GCTTCTATGGCTCCAGATGGTGTTGATGAAATCCTTGATAACAAGCTAGTTGGGGAATGCAACCTTGAGGAGGTGAGGAGGCTGGCTAAAATTGGTCACAGATGCTTACTCAAACTACCGAGAAAGCGGCCCTCTATTGGAGAGGTTTCTCAAGCTATATTGAAGATTAAACAGATGCGACTTGATAAAAGGGATACCATGTCGTTTGGAGGTGACGAATTTTCACGGGCCGTAAGCAGAATAGAGGTTCAGCA